A single window of Nicotiana sylvestris chromosome 5, ASM39365v2, whole genome shotgun sequence DNA harbors:
- the LOC138868722 gene encoding uncharacterized protein, giving the protein MTQINGAVEAANKNIKKIRKKMVENHKQWHEKLPFALLEYRTTVRTSTRATPYLLVYGTETVIPAEVEVPSLRIIQETKLSDAKWIRSCYEQLALIDRKRMNAICHSQLYQNRMSRSFNKRVRPRQFALGQLVLKRIFPHQDEAKGKFSPNWQGPYMVHRGLTGRALILAEMDGEVWPKSINSDPVKRYYV; this is encoded by the coding sequence ATGACTCAAATAaatggagctgtggaagctgccaacaagaacatcaagaagatacgaaagaagatggtagaaaatcacaaacaatggcacgagaagttaccctttgccctattGGAATACCGCACTACGGTTCgcacatcaactagggcaactccatatttactggtttatggtaccgaaacTGTCATTCCAGCTGAGGTAGAAGTTCCTTCTTTAAGGATAATACAAGAAACCAAACTCAGTGACGCAAAATGGATAAGGAGCtgctatgagcaactagccctcatagatcgaaaaagaatgaatgcaatatgtcacagtcagctttatcagaatagaatgtccagatctttcaacaaaagggtcagaccCAGACAATTCGCACTAGGGCAATTGGTGCTGAAGCGGATCTTCccacatcaggatgaagccaaaggaaaattttcACCCAACTGGCAAGGCCCCTACATGGTTCATAGGGGGCTAACAGgaagagcactcatacttgcagaaatggatggagaagtttggccaaaatcTATCAATTCAGAtccagtcaagagatattatgtttag